The genomic segment ATTGTATTGCCACTCTGGATATTCAGATTCAAATTCAATAGTTGCTCCTGCCATTTCTGCAAGCACTATAGTTTCATCGCATATTGCTTTCTTTAAAGTCTTTACAGAACTTCTTATTGCAGAGTCAAATACTATATTTTCATCACTCGTCGTAAGAATCCCTATATTTGCTGAACTTTGCACTAATCCATCAATCGCCATACTCATACTTTTAACTCCATTTGGAATTAAGAAAAGTATTTGAAGTGCTTTTGTAGCGGTGTCATCTGAAAAAATCTTATTTACTTTATTTTCCAATATTTTAATAGTTAAATCAACATCTGGATCAATAGTATTTAATTCATTTTTCAATGTAGAATTCCACTGTGATATTTTTTCATTAACTATTTTTTTATCATTTTCTCTAAACAATATAATAGCATCAGCATCACGAGGAATTGCGTTATTTTTAGCTCCTCCAGTTATAGAGTTTATTTTAAAATCTATAACTGATCTTAAATCCATTAAAAAACGTCCCATAATTTTGTTAGCGTTTCCTCTTTCTTTGTTTATTTCCATTCCAGAATGGCCGCCTCTTAATCCTCTTAGTCTTATTTCACAGCTTATAAAGTTTTTATCTGCTTCTTCCCAAATTATTGGAAGCCTTATTTTTTCACGCACTCCCCCTGCACAACTTACTAAAAGTTTTCCTTCTTCTTCTGAATCTATATTTATTAATATTCTTCCATCTAAATTCTTAGGATCTATTGCCTGAGCTCCGCCCATACCCGTTTCTTCCTCTGTAGTTACTAATAACTCTATTGGTGGATGCGGTATATCATTAGACGCAAGTACTGCAAGACTTAATGCTACTGCGATTCCATCGTCCGCGCCTAGTGTAGTCCCATTTGCCCTTAAAAAATCATCCTCTACAATAAACTCAATAGGGTCTCTTAAAAAATCATGCTTTATCCCTATGTTTTTTTCACAGACCATGTCCATATGACCTTGAAGTATTACCTTTGGAGCATTAGCTCGACCTTGCGTACCAGGCTTTTTAATTATAATGTTTAATGCGGTGTCTTGGATAACTTTCAAATTATGTTCTTTTGCAAAGGTTACTAACCAATCACTTACAGCTTTCTCATTGCCGGAACCTCTTGGGATCTCGTTCATCTCTTTAAAATATTTAAATGCCTTAAATGAATTTAAATCCTTTAATTTGTTTAACATTTATATCATCCTCCCTTTCAAAAAAACATCATTTTTAGACCGAAAATTATTAAGATTATTCCTCCAATGTAGTCTGCATATTTTCCTACAATTTCTATTTTTTTTAGGTATCTAGAAATTACAAAGGCCATTATTGACATTACTAGAGTTATTCCCCCAATGAATAGTGTATTTTTTAATAATATAGCATTTGTTATATTATTTAATACCGTAAATCCTACCACCATTGCATCTATACTTACGGATATCCCTAAAACAAAATACATTTTAGGTTTAAGCAGTGGACACTTCCCTTGATTTTCAAAGCCTTCCTTAATCATAATCACTCCAACGAAAGATATAATCATACCACCAATTATGGTAGGCATTGAAGCTACATATGTATTGAAAAGGAAGCCTGCATAAGCTCCTATATATGATAATAAAAATTGAAATAGTCCAAAAGAAATTGTAAAACCTACCTTATTTATAAATCTAGTTTGATTGTTTAATCCTATACATAAAGCTACTCCAAAAGCATCTAAAGATAATGCTAAAGCAATTGTAAATAATGGGTACATATCCATGAATTTTTACGCCCCCCAATAATACTCCACAATATATTTAGTCTGTTTTCTTTATTATTATTCCATTTTTTTAAATTTATGTTAATTACTTCATATATACTATTATCGATTATCCAGACTCTCTTGTCAACTGTAGTTTAGTATTCGAATAGCTATGATTAAAAACCATTTAATACTTACTTTCATTAGTTTGTTTATTACTACTCCGTTTGTGTTATAAGCTTCCTCATAATATCCTTTAATTTTAATTCTGTAGTATCTTCTGATGCTATAATTATAACTAACTTTATCCCATCATCTGATTTATCCCATTTATAAGACTTAATGTCCATAATAGCACCGTCAGGAACGTATTCTTCAATGTCCATTGCAATTTCTTCTGCCAGTGATAAGTATTCATCGAATAATTCATCTTCTGTTAATTCATTTAAATTAAATTCACCTTCCATTAGGTCATTTAATGTATTTATTTCTACACTTAAATTAAAAGCTAATATATCATTTCTCTTTGAACCTTTACTCATGTCTTTAACTACTTTAAATTCTGTATTTTTTTCAATTATATCTTTTATATCCTTGCTATCTACAATTTTATTATTAAACTCTACGTACATTTTTATATCTCCTTTTGGTGCTATCTTTAGCGCGTGGCACCCTCACTCTAAACCCTAAAATCTAAAAATTTCCAGAAGTTCTTTCTTTGTAAGTTTGCCTAGAATATCACTACTTGTAAGTTCCCCTGTAATTACACTGTCTATTAAATGTTTTTTGTTTTCTTGGAGTAGAATGATCTTTTCTTCTATAGTCCCCTTAGTAACTAACTTAATCACTTCTACTACATTTTTTTGACCAATTCTATGAGCCCTATCTGTTGCTTGATTCTCTACTGCTGGATTCCACCAAGGGTCAAAATGAATAACTAAATTTGCAGAGGTTAAGTTAAGACCTGTTCCCCCTGCCTTTAGCGAGATTAAAAAAACTAATGATTCACAACTGTTATTAAATTCATCTACCAGTTTAATTCTATCCTTTGCTTTTGTTTTTCCCTCTAAATAAAGGTACCGAATTCCCTTTTCATTTAAATTCTCTCCTATATTTTTAAGTACTGCCGTAAATTGAGAAAATAATAACACTTTTCCGTATGTTTCCATATGCTTTTCTATAAGCTCAGTTGCAATTTTCAGCTTTCCACTTCCACCTTTGTATTCATCTATTACAAGTGAAGGATCTAAACAAATTTGTCGCAACTTAGTTAAACAAGAAAAAATCTCTATTTTATCATCACCGTTATTATTTTTCATTTTATCCCTGACAACTTTAGTATAAGATTTATATACAGCCTTTTGAACTGATGTCATCTCAACTATAAACTTCTTTTCTATTTTATCTGGTAGTTCTTTCAATACTTCTTTTTTTGTTCTCCTTAGGAGAAAAGGCTTAATTAGCAATTTAAGTTCTTCTAAATCACCTTCTTTATTAATTATAAATTTTGATTCAAAAATTTCTTTAGAGTATAAATAATCGGGCATTATAAAATCGAAAATAGACCAAAGTTCTATTAAATTATTTTCAATAGGAGTGCCTGTTAATGCGAATCTTACCTTAGCTTTAACTTCTTTAATAACCTTTGTATTTTGTGCTAAATGATTTTTTATATTTTGGGCTTCATCTATAATACAATAATCAAAACTAATATCCTCATATAACCCTATATCTGTTCTTAAAGTTCCATAGGTTGTTAGTATTATATCATACTCCTCTAAACTATGAATCAATTTAAGTCGCCGGCTTTTTTCGCCATGTACAATAGCTACATTTAGACTAGGTGAAAATCTTTCTAGTTCAGCCTTCCAATTATAAATAAGGGAAGTTGGACTAATAATAATAGATTTTTTATTCTCTTCTGATAATAGAAGAGCTATTGTTTGAATTGTTTTACCAAGTCCCATTTCATCGGCTAATATCCCTCCAAATCCTAACCGACTTAGACTTTTAAGCCATTTAAAACCATCTATTTGATATTCACGAAGTGTGGCTTTTAAGTTCATTGGCACCCTTATATCTATATTATTTATATCCAATAAAGCGTTTTCTATATCATTTAACACTTCAGTACCTTTTACAAACTGAATACCCTTGTTTTTCATCTTTTCATTTAAATATAATGCCTTACCTTTATCCATATGCATTAATCCATTTTCTATTTTTTTATTAATATTAAACACTTCTATTAAATCAAAGAAATTTTTAACTCCCGCATCTTTAAAATCCAAAAAGTTATTATTATTAGTTTTATAAAACCTTCTTTTTTGCTTAAATGAAGAGAGTACACTATTTAATTCTTTATTTTCGATATCATGTATACCGTAGGAAAAATCATAGTAGCCATCCTTTTCTTTAATTTCTGCTTCAATAGCCGTGAAATCATATATTTTCCTGTCTTTAATCCCTTTTCCAAATGTAACATCGCCAAGAGAATGTAGATTCTTCTCGCTCTTACTTAATATGTCAAATAATTGCTCATCTGAGCCTATAAAAAGTAGCTTCTCATTTCTTTTTATAAACCTATACTTTTCTAGTTCCATAAGTATTTTGTCTTCTTTTTTATAATTACGTGTAATTATATTTTTACTTTTATCTTTCTTTAATATATTTATTTTATCATTACCGTAAATCACTTCTATATCACAATAAATATCACTGTCTATCTCATATATGTGAAACTCAGGTTTTATGAAATTCGCCGCAAAATCTCTTATCTCTTCACTAATATTAATATTATTTGAAATACTACTTAAAAATGAGATAATTTTGTTATAGTTTTCTATTCCGCCGGGGTATAGAATTTCACCATTTTTTTTTAACTTTTCACATAACGCAACATATTTTCGAACTTGATTTTTTGATGGTATATAAAGTTTCCAATTAAATAAATACACATCATTTTTATCATTTAATGATACTGGGAACTGCCTATGAGTTGTTAAAACAAAATATTCGTTTCTAATCTTTAATGTAAAGTTTAGTGGTAAATCTTTTAGCACTATTGGAGCTTCAAACTCAAAACTATCATAGTTTAGCTTAATTTTCTTATGGTTAGTCCCAGTTAAAAAAGTTCTCAAGTCCTTAGGCTCTATCTTTATTTTTTCCTTACCTATTGCATATTGCGCTTCATAATAAGTTGGGCCTTTTGAAACCTTACGAACTAACTTTATAATACTTTCGCTTCCCTGATTATTTGAATTATCTTCTTTTAACTTTTCCGTTTTTTCATTTTTCTCACATTTTTTTTTTGCAGTTATGCTAAAAAAACTATATGCTGTAGCCGTTAAATGGCTACACATAAATAAATATCCCACATTAGATGCTGTTTTGAAATCCTCACAAGTACATTTTATACCATCCAATTTTTTCTTTAATAAATCTATTTTAATATGCGTGTTTAACTCACTCCATTGAGTATCACTCTTGACGCGACCATAAATATGATATATATTTTCTATTTTCTTGCCTTTAATCTTAATAACTAATCCACTATTAAACGCATTTTCTCCCTCACTTCTCATAAGCTCTGAAGATGATTTAAATACTATATTCTCAAGCTCTTTTAATTTCATAAATGCTCCTCACTAATTGTTTATATCACTTATTGTCATATTTTTCGAGAAAATTTTGAGGTACCTCGAAGAATAATATTTCTTTAGATTCATAAATATATAAAAAGCACCTTTTGATATCCTTACCATATTCACAAGTGCTTGCACAGTTACCTTGCAAATACTGTAATCTTTTAGATATCGTTCTGAGGCCTTGTATAATTTTGTTCAAATATTTATAGTCATATTATAGCATGGTGCCGCTCACGCTACAAATGAGTTGCTTGCACTCTACAACCTACTTGCAACAAAAAAATAGTTGCCTCCCACAAATAAACGTGCTACAATATTGTTGAAATATTCTATCGTTCCATATATTGGTACAGATACATGATTCCCCTACTTCTCATGCATCTTTTGAGAGTGATTTTAACTATAATATGTTTAAGATTACTGTATTTTGGGCATCTGACACCAGTACTTAATCATCAAAAAAAATAGACTAGAATGATTAGTATTATTTTTTGTAGATGCTTTGTACTGAATTTTATAATAGGAGATGATATTCTGCTTAAATTTATGAAAGATAAGCGAACAAAAATTGTTATTGGATCTATTCTTATCACCATACTTGCAACTTTAACTGTTTTCATGAGCTTTA from the Clostridium sp. CM027 genome contains:
- a CDS encoding aminoacyl-histidine dipeptidase, producing the protein MLNKLKDLNSFKAFKYFKEMNEIPRGSGNEKAVSDWLVTFAKEHNLKVIQDTALNIIIKKPGTQGRANAPKVILQGHMDMVCEKNIGIKHDFLRDPIEFIVEDDFLRANGTTLGADDGIAVALSLAVLASNDIPHPPIELLVTTEEETGMGGAQAIDPKNLDGRILINIDSEEEGKLLVSCAGGVREKIRLPIIWEEADKNFISCEIRLRGLRGGHSGMEINKERGNANKIMGRFLMDLRSVIDFKINSITGGAKNNAIPRDADAIILFRENDKKIVNEKISQWNSTLKNELNTIDPDVDLTIKILENKVNKIFSDDTATKALQILFLIPNGVKSMSMAIDGLVQSSANIGILTTSDENIVFDSAIRSSVKTLKKAICDETIVLAEMAGATIEFESEYPEWQYNPDSKIRSILEKAYTDLYGKMPEIAAIHAGLECGLFSEKFEGDIDQISFGPNMYDVHTPSEHLSISSTERTWDYLVAILKEIK
- a CDS encoding manganese efflux pump, giving the protein MDMYPLFTIALALSLDAFGVALCIGLNNQTRFINKVGFTISFGLFQFLLSYIGAYAGFLFNTYVASMPTIIGGMIISFVGVIMIKEGFENQGKCPLLKPKMYFVLGISVSIDAMVVGFTVLNNITNAILLKNTLFIGGITLVMSIMAFVISRYLKKIEIVGKYADYIGGIILIIFGLKMMFF
- a CDS encoding DEAD/DEAH box helicase, which gives rise to MKLKELENIVFKSSSELMRSEGENAFNSGLVIKIKGKKIENIYHIYGRVKSDTQWSELNTHIKIDLLKKKLDGIKCTCEDFKTASNVGYLFMCSHLTATAYSFFSITAKKKCEKNEKTEKLKEDNSNNQGSESIIKLVRKVSKGPTYYEAQYAIGKEKIKIEPKDLRTFLTGTNHKKIKLNYDSFEFEAPIVLKDLPLNFTLKIRNEYFVLTTHRQFPVSLNDKNDVYLFNWKLYIPSKNQVRKYVALCEKLKKNGEILYPGGIENYNKIISFLSSISNNINISEEIRDFAANFIKPEFHIYEIDSDIYCDIEVIYGNDKINILKKDKSKNIITRNYKKEDKILMELEKYRFIKRNEKLLFIGSDEQLFDILSKSEKNLHSLGDVTFGKGIKDRKIYDFTAIEAEIKEKDGYYDFSYGIHDIENKELNSVLSSFKQKRRFYKTNNNNFLDFKDAGVKNFFDLIEVFNINKKIENGLMHMDKGKALYLNEKMKNKGIQFVKGTEVLNDIENALLDINNIDIRVPMNLKATLREYQIDGFKWLKSLSRLGFGGILADEMGLGKTIQTIALLLSEENKKSIIISPTSLIYNWKAELERFSPSLNVAIVHGEKSRRLKLIHSLEEYDIILTTYGTLRTDIGLYEDISFDYCIIDEAQNIKNHLAQNTKVIKEVKAKVRFALTGTPIENNLIELWSIFDFIMPDYLYSKEIFESKFIINKEGDLEELKLLIKPFLLRRTKKEVLKELPDKIEKKFIVEMTSVQKAVYKSYTKVVRDKMKNNNGDDKIEIFSCLTKLRQICLDPSLVIDEYKGGSGKLKIATELIEKHMETYGKVLLFSQFTAVLKNIGENLNEKGIRYLYLEGKTKAKDRIKLVDEFNNSCESLVFLISLKAGGTGLNLTSANLVIHFDPWWNPAVENQATDRAHRIGQKNVVEVIKLVTKGTIEEKIILLQENKKHLIDSVITGELTSSDILGKLTKKELLEIFRF